A part of Chloroflexota bacterium genomic DNA contains:
- the rpiB gene encoding ribose 5-phosphate isomerase B yields MKIAIGSDHAAFEMKKLVIQHLKDRDIEVLDLGTNSSERTHYPIYGQRVGKAVANGEADLGITICGTGIGIGMSAGKVKGIRAAIVSDTYSARMARQHNNANVLSFGARVVGPGLAEDIVDAFLDHEFEGGRHAIRVNLIADIDEGKDITEIP; encoded by the coding sequence ATGAAAATTGCAATTGGCAGTGATCATGCTGCATTTGAAATGAAGAAACTCGTCATCCAACACCTCAAAGATCGGGACATTGAGGTTCTGGACCTCGGGACAAACTCCTCAGAACGAACCCACTACCCAATCTATGGTCAACGGGTTGGCAAAGCTGTGGCAAACGGTGAAGCGGATCTGGGAATCACCATTTGCGGCACCGGCATCGGCATCGGTATGTCCGCCGGTAAGGTCAAGGGCATCCGAGCCGCGATCGTCAGCGACACCTACTCCGCCCGGATGGCACGCCAGCACAACAACGCCAACGTGCTCTCCTTCGGTGCTCGGGTAGTCGGCCCCGGCCTGGCTGAGGACATTGTGGACGCCTTCCTCGACCATGAATTTGAGGGTGGCCGCCATGCCATCCGCGTGAACCTGATCGCGGACATTGATGAAGGCAAAGACATCACTGAAATCCCCTAG
- a CDS encoding PHP domain-containing protein, whose product MPIEKMIERAREIGLDRLAVTDHNVIEGAFTAQKLAPDLIIVGEEIKTTAGEILGYFMTEEVPAYLSPKEAVQRLKDQGAVISIAHPFDRRGNAPWEWEELVELAPMLDAVEVFNARVLTPEINNKAKAFADEYGLANAAGSDAHSLGEIGAATLTIPIFTTADEFREALKSAEINGHLSSPYVRLISRHANMAKKRQKALHPNEN is encoded by the coding sequence ATGCCGATCGAGAAGATGATTGAACGGGCGCGGGAAATTGGTCTGGATCGTTTGGCTGTGACCGATCACAATGTCATTGAGGGCGCTTTCACAGCCCAGAAGCTTGCCCCTGATTTGATCATTGTGGGTGAGGAAATCAAAACGACCGCCGGTGAAATCTTGGGCTATTTCATGACCGAGGAAGTTCCGGCTTATCTCAGCCCTAAAGAAGCCGTTCAGCGCTTGAAGGATCAGGGCGCGGTGATCAGTATTGCCCATCCCTTTGACCGGCGCGGGAATGCGCCTTGGGAATGGGAGGAGCTGGTTGAATTGGCACCGATGCTGGACGCCGTGGAAGTGTTCAATGCCCGTGTGCTAACCCCGGAGATTAACAATAAAGCGAAAGCCTTTGCTGATGAGTATGGCCTTGCTAACGCTGCCGGTTCGGATGCTCATTCACTGGGTGAGATCGGTGCAGCAACCCTTACAATTCCGATATTTACAACAGCGGATGAGTTCCGTGAGGCATTGAAGTCGGCAGAGATTAACGGGCATTTGTCTTCTCCCTATGTCCGGCTGATCTCCCGTCATGCCAATATGGCAAAGAAGCGTCAGAAAGCGCTTCATCCGAACGAAAACTAG
- the alr gene encoding alanine racemase, protein METQVYSTWLEIDLDAIRNNVRAVMRRTNTNVMAVIKANGYGHGALQVARAVTEAGATWCGVARMEEALTLRHQGVTSELMVLGYTPPALIPDAITQNIHVAVYDPQMAEAYLEYAKKAAGQLKVHLKVETGMGRLGMVPEKAAEFLAAYHNNEYLDFDGIFTHFAKADEPDEETTQIQLSRFIELLEKLRKDGLLPKIVHTGNSAAVINFPQAYFDLVRPGIAIYGLNPSPDSQLTEDFRPALTWKARLTSLRILPPGHGVSYGHKYVTSGNEWIGVIPVGYGDGFRRVAGQQALVRGHRVNVVGSVCMDQCMLQLDSVPEAQVGDEVVLLGSQGKHQITADDLAQKWGTINYEVVCGLADRLPRIYLNE, encoded by the coding sequence ATGGAAACGCAAGTATATTCAACCTGGCTTGAAATTGATCTGGATGCTATCCGGAATAATGTCCGCGCCGTTATGCGGCGGACGAATACGAATGTCATGGCCGTGATCAAGGCCAATGGCTATGGACATGGTGCGCTGCAGGTTGCCCGGGCAGTGACTGAGGCTGGTGCCACCTGGTGCGGCGTGGCTCGTATGGAAGAAGCGTTGACACTGCGACACCAGGGTGTCACATCTGAGTTGATGGTACTGGGCTATACACCACCCGCACTGATACCGGATGCCATCACCCAGAATATCCACGTGGCTGTTTATGACCCCCAAATGGCTGAGGCTTATCTCGAATATGCCAAAAAGGCTGCCGGGCAGTTGAAGGTCCATCTGAAGGTCGAAACCGGGATGGGGAGGCTGGGCATGGTACCCGAGAAGGCCGCTGAATTCCTGGCGGCTTATCATAACAATGAATACCTGGACTTTGATGGGATCTTTACCCATTTTGCAAAAGCGGATGAACCTGATGAAGAAACGACTCAGATCCAGCTCTCACGCTTCATCGAACTTTTGGAGAAGCTCCGTAAGGATGGTCTCCTGCCCAAGATTGTTCACACTGGTAACTCTGCAGCAGTCATCAATTTTCCCCAGGCCTATTTTGACCTGGTGCGGCCGGGCATCGCCATTTATGGCTTGAACCCCTCCCCGGATTCCCAGCTCACGGAAGATTTCCGGCCTGCATTGACCTGGAAAGCCAGGCTCACCTCCCTGCGGATATTGCCACCGGGGCATGGTGTGAGCTATGGACATAAGTATGTGACCAGCGGCAATGAATGGATCGGGGTGATCCCTGTGGGCTATGGCGATGGTTTTCGTCGCGTGGCAGGGCAACAAGCGCTTGTGCGCGGCCATCGGGTGAATGTTGTTGGATCCGTCTGTATGGATCAATGTATGCTCCAGCTGGATTCAGTTCCCGAGGCGCAGGTTGGCGATGAGGTAGTGCTGCTGGGTTCCCAGGGCAAACACCAGATCACCGCTGATGACCTGGCGCAAAAATGGGGCACGATTAACTATGAGGTGGTCTGCGGGCTCGCAGACCGATTACCAAGGATTTATCTGAACGAATGA
- the tgt gene encoding tRNA guanosine(34) transglycosylase Tgt has translation MTDKPKFHYDLIAQDGRARAGVFHTPHGDIPTPIFAPVGTQATVKSLTQRHLKELDAKLILSNTYHLFLRPGDELIAEMGGLHKFMSWDGPILTDSGGFQVFSLSDMRKVDEDGVTFKSHLDGATHRFTPERSIAIQENLGSDIIMAFDECADPYDRDYIESAMHRTHRWAERCQAAQTRDDQALFGIVQGGIFPELREQSAEFISSLNLPGNAIGGLSVGETKPEMHAMLEIVDQILPENKPRYLMGVGTPQDLVEGVRRGVDIFDCVLPTRLARHSAAMTDSGRLNMMNAKFAKDERPISEHCDCYTCQNYSRAYIRHLIQTKEMLAGTLISIHNIHTLLSLVRRMRQAIQNGQFDEFATQYLANFN, from the coding sequence ATGACGGATAAACCCAAGTTTCACTATGATCTGATCGCCCAGGATGGCCGCGCCAGGGCTGGTGTGTTCCATACTCCCCACGGCGACATTCCCACCCCGATCTTTGCCCCGGTGGGCACCCAGGCGACAGTAAAATCTCTCACCCAGCGCCATTTAAAGGAACTGGATGCTAAACTGATCCTTTCGAACACCTACCACCTCTTCCTGCGTCCCGGCGATGAGCTGATCGCAGAGATGGGCGGCTTGCATAAGTTCATGTCCTGGGACGGACCAATTCTAACCGATTCAGGCGGCTTTCAGGTCTTCTCGCTTTCCGACATGCGCAAGGTAGACGAAGATGGCGTTACCTTTAAGAGCCATCTGGATGGCGCAACCCACCGCTTTACTCCGGAACGTTCCATTGCCATTCAGGAGAACCTTGGCTCAGATATCATCATGGCGTTTGATGAATGCGCCGACCCATATGACCGGGATTACATCGAAAGCGCTATGCACCGCACCCACCGCTGGGCCGAACGCTGCCAGGCCGCTCAAACCCGGGATGACCAGGCTCTTTTTGGCATCGTCCAGGGCGGTATCTTCCCGGAATTACGCGAGCAATCGGCCGAATTCATTTCCTCCCTCAATCTCCCGGGCAACGCCATCGGCGGCCTTTCTGTTGGAGAGACCAAGCCTGAAATGCACGCCATGCTGGAGATCGTGGACCAGATCCTGCCTGAAAATAAACCCCGCTACCTGATGGGTGTAGGCACCCCGCAAGACCTGGTGGAAGGCGTGCGGCGAGGTGTAGATATCTTCGACTGCGTCCTCCCCACCCGGCTGGCACGCCATAGCGCCGCGATGACGGATTCCGGCCGGTTGAACATGATGAATGCCAAGTTCGCCAAGGATGAACGCCCCATCAGCGAGCATTGCGACTGCTATACCTGCCAAAATTATTCCCGTGCTTATATTCGGCATCTGATCCAGACTAAGGAAATGCTGGCCGGGACGCTGATCTCGATCCACAATATCCACACACTGCTCTCTCTCGTCCGCCGGATGCGTCAGGCGATCCAGAATGGGCAGTTTGATGAATTTGCAACCCAATATCTAGCCAATTTTAATTAA
- the uppP gene encoding undecaprenyl-diphosphatase UppP, with product MTLIQAIILGIIQGLTEFLPISSSGHLVALPYILNWDLPAKEMFIFNILVQLGTLAAVIIYFWKDLVAILKGFFQALFAGKPFSTHEARMGWLLIVATIPGGLAGLFLNDLIEQAFSTPLVTGFALLATAVLMLIAEKVSRQVGDLKDMNFGTALVMGLMQVLALLPGVSRSGSTISGGMYRNLKREAAGKFSFLMSIPIMLAAGGLSTYQMITEVPDLGSFLPFMIAGFLTAMVVGYVSIRWLLKFLVNHSLVYFSIYCAALGSFILLMGWLR from the coding sequence ATGACCCTTATCCAAGCCATCATCCTCGGGATCATCCAGGGGTTGACCGAATTCCTCCCCATTTCCAGCTCCGGTCATCTGGTTGCCCTCCCCTATATACTCAACTGGGACCTGCCCGCCAAAGAGATGTTCATTTTCAACATCCTTGTGCAATTGGGGACCCTTGCAGCGGTAATTATCTATTTCTGGAAAGACCTGGTCGCCATCCTTAAGGGCTTCTTCCAGGCGCTCTTCGCCGGGAAACCTTTCAGCACCCATGAAGCCCGCATGGGCTGGCTGCTAATCGTCGCCACCATACCCGGTGGCCTGGCAGGGCTTTTTCTGAACGACCTGATTGAACAGGCTTTTTCCACCCCACTGGTAACAGGATTCGCTCTGCTGGCGACTGCTGTCCTGATGCTTATTGCCGAAAAAGTCAGCCGGCAAGTCGGTGACCTGAAAGATATGAATTTCGGCACGGCTCTGGTGATGGGCCTGATGCAGGTCCTTGCCCTGCTCCCTGGTGTTTCCCGTTCAGGGTCCACCATTTCCGGCGGGATGTACCGCAACCTCAAACGTGAAGCGGCCGGGAAGTTCTCCTTCCTGATGTCCATCCCGATCATGCTGGCGGCAGGCGGCCTTTCCACCTATCAGATGATCACAGAAGTGCCCGACCTGGGCTCGTTCCTGCCCTTTATGATCGCTGGCTTTCTAACAGCGATGGTTGTGGGCTATGTCTCCATTCGCTGGCTGCTGAAATTCCTGGTCAACCATTCGCTGGTCTATTTCTCCATCTATTGTGCGGCTTTAGGCAGCTTCATTCTCCTGATGGGATGGCTGCGGTAA
- a CDS encoding substrate-binding domain-containing protein, with protein MKKLVWIGLVFLLLGALTACNGTAQSDTELEVVHLQTTPALAHWLPRVATCADVIPYLGVASEIVSPTVLDPDNADLILRLGPRQADDPYTAVMGTESLVLVAGDQVPLDVLSLESLHSIFAGDVTLWSEVPEVDKTAAANHPITVFSYPNGDELANLFSQAYLDGKTITGYSQRYSSSEGLAALLTANPYGLGYTLASQSPTGFRTLVITGLEQDPSFYVLAVTAVEPENGLRQLLLCLQDIQ; from the coding sequence ATGAAAAAGCTCGTTTGGATTGGATTGGTTTTCCTGCTGCTGGGTGCGTTGACAGCCTGTAATGGCACCGCGCAGTCCGACACCGAGTTGGAAGTGGTGCATTTGCAGACCACTCCTGCCCTGGCGCATTGGCTGCCGCGGGTTGCGACCTGCGCTGACGTTATTCCCTACCTGGGTGTCGCCAGTGAGATCGTCAGCCCTACTGTTCTCGATCCGGATAATGCTGATCTGATCTTACGTCTTGGCCCCCGCCAGGCGGATGATCCCTATACAGCCGTCATGGGAACGGAAAGCCTGGTACTGGTCGCAGGAGATCAGGTGCCGCTGGATGTCCTCTCTTTGGAATCCCTGCACTCCATCTTTGCCGGGGATGTCACGCTTTGGTCTGAGGTGCCGGAAGTGGATAAAACCGCTGCCGCAAACCACCCGATCACGGTTTTTAGCTATCCCAATGGTGATGAATTGGCGAATCTGTTCAGCCAAGCTTATCTGGACGGTAAAACAATCACAGGTTACTCTCAGCGCTATTCCTCTTCGGAAGGACTGGCTGCGTTGCTCACGGCGAACCCTTACGGCCTGGGATACACCCTGGCCAGCCAGTCGCCAACCGGGTTCCGCACCCTTGTGATCACCGGACTGGAGCAGGACCCCAGCTTCTATGTCCTGGCCGTGACAGCCGTTGAGCCGGAGAACGGGCTAAGACAGCTTCTGCTCTGCCTGCAAGATATTCAGTGA
- a CDS encoding class I SAM-dependent methyltransferase, whose protein sequence is MSKFTDQDYLKDDQYHSPDNLNFRIALHELYSTAKVPWTTWIYEHLGMAEDQNVLAVGCGNATQWRDNASRFPDSSRFFLMDLSIGMLRGARREIGEDDPRFNYFSGDAQYLPFDDALFDRVTANHMLYHVPTIELAVAECARVLKPDGLFMAATNGATHMVDLYHLFEEFSPGFRIPDSDRRRFGLQNGQEYLASQFAEVRLDCYQSDLWVTDGQALVNYAFSMWDVEDDITNQKAAEMLAFFNQKIEKDGGIKIRKETGVFLASHQPGVIDSLNILQAEQKLS, encoded by the coding sequence ATGAGTAAATTCACCGATCAAGACTATTTGAAGGATGACCAGTATCATTCACCGGATAACCTGAATTTCAGAATTGCCCTGCATGAACTATACAGCACAGCCAAAGTGCCCTGGACAACCTGGATCTATGAACATTTGGGCATGGCAGAGGATCAAAATGTACTGGCTGTGGGCTGTGGCAATGCAACCCAGTGGCGGGATAATGCCTCCCGTTTCCCGGATTCCAGCCGTTTCTTCCTGATGGACTTATCGATTGGGATGCTTCGAGGGGCGCGGCGGGAGATTGGTGAAGATGACCCGCGCTTTAACTACTTCAGTGGGGATGCGCAATATCTGCCATTCGATGATGCGCTGTTTGACCGCGTGACAGCCAATCATATGCTTTATCACGTCCCGACAATTGAGCTGGCTGTGGCGGAATGCGCACGGGTGCTCAAACCCGATGGTCTGTTCATGGCAGCTACCAATGGTGCCACGCATATGGTGGACCTCTACCATTTGTTTGAGGAATTCTCGCCAGGCTTCAGAATTCCCGACAGTGACCGCAGGCGGTTTGGCCTGCAGAATGGTCAGGAATACTTGGCATCCCAGTTTGCGGAGGTGCGGCTGGATTGTTACCAATCGGATTTATGGGTGACAGACGGGCAGGCCCTGGTGAATTATGCCTTCTCGATGTGGGATGTGGAGGATGACATCACCAACCAGAAAGCGGCTGAGATGCTGGCGTTTTTTAATCAGAAGATTGAAAAGGATGGGGGAATCAAGATCAGGAAAGAGACCGGCGTTTTCCTTGCCAGTCACCAGCCCGGAGTTATCGACTCACTGAATATCTTGCAGGCAGAGCAGAAGCTGTCTTAG
- a CDS encoding cold-shock protein: MSERYVGTVKWFSAPKGYGFIGRNDGEDDVFVHFSAIQMEGYKRLKEGQEVEFSVEDGPKGLQAANVTLVNGEEVESEA; this comes from the coding sequence ATGTCAGAACGTTATGTCGGTACCGTCAAATGGTTCAGTGCCCCAAAAGGGTATGGGTTCATTGGTCGGAATGATGGTGAAGACGATGTCTTCGTACATTTCTCGGCAATCCAAATGGAGGGATACAAAAGGTTAAAAGAAGGTCAGGAAGTTGAATTTTCCGTTGAAGATGGCCCCAAGGGGCTCCAGGCAGCGAATGTCACCCTGGTCAATGGTGAAGAAGTAGAATCTGAAGCCTGA
- a CDS encoding pyridoxal phosphate-dependent aminotransferase has protein sequence MDFDRVIDRRNTECIKWNWFDEDVLPMWVADMDFRSPEPVIEALRTRIEHGVFGYGWPPEDLKDAIQAHLLKRHAWKVAQEEIDFISGVVTGFNHAIYSLTEPGDKVLIQTPVYPPFLAAPEQAGRERVVNPLIRQPDGKYEIDFEDFEAKAASGVKLFILCSPHNPVGRVFTREELTRMAEICLAHDILICSDEIHADLVFSGAKHIPIASLSPEIAAKTVTYFAPSKTFNVAGLSTSVYVAQSEALRDKLQHSMTMLLGHPNILGTRAALAAYRDSQDWLDELLVYLEANRDYLVDYARSELPGISIWKPEGTFLAWLDCRELDLPVSPQQFFLENAKVGLNKGTDFGDKGEGFVRLNFGCPRTLLTEGLERMKKALANREK, from the coding sequence ATGGATTTTGATCGAGTAATAGATCGCCGGAACACAGAGTGCATCAAATGGAATTGGTTTGATGAGGATGTGCTGCCGATGTGGGTTGCCGACATGGATTTCCGCTCACCTGAGCCTGTAATTGAGGCGCTGCGCACCAGAATTGAACATGGTGTTTTTGGCTACGGATGGCCGCCCGAGGATTTGAAGGACGCCATTCAGGCCCATTTGCTCAAGCGGCACGCCTGGAAGGTGGCCCAGGAGGAAATTGATTTCATCTCAGGCGTTGTCACCGGATTTAACCATGCCATCTACAGCCTGACGGAGCCGGGTGATAAGGTGTTGATCCAGACCCCGGTTTACCCGCCATTCCTGGCGGCCCCGGAGCAGGCTGGCCGTGAACGGGTGGTCAATCCCCTGATTCGCCAGCCGGATGGTAAATATGAGATTGATTTTGAGGATTTTGAGGCCAAGGCTGCCTCTGGGGTCAAATTGTTTATCCTCTGTAGCCCGCATAACCCCGTAGGGCGGGTTTTTACACGGGAGGAATTGACCCGAATGGCTGAGATCTGCCTGGCGCATGACATTCTGATCTGTTCGGATGAGATCCATGCTGATCTGGTCTTCAGCGGTGCGAAGCATATTCCGATTGCCAGCCTCTCACCGGAGATTGCTGCCAAGACGGTCACCTATTTTGCCCCAAGCAAGACCTTCAATGTCGCCGGGCTCTCCACTTCAGTCTATGTGGCCCAAAGTGAAGCGCTTCGGGATAAATTGCAGCACTCGATGACTATGCTGCTGGGACATCCCAATATCTTAGGTACTCGGGCTGCTTTGGCTGCTTATCGAGATAGTCAAGACTGGCTGGATGAGTTATTGGTTTATCTTGAGGCCAATCGGGATTACCTGGTGGATTATGCCCGCTCGGAACTGCCTGGCATCTCCATTTGGAAGCCTGAAGGGACATTCCTGGCCTGGCTGGATTGCCGGGAATTAGACTTACCAGTTTCACCACAGCAATTCTTCCTGGAAAACGCCAAAGTGGGCTTAAACAAGGGTACGGACTTTGGCGATAAGGGCGAAGGGTTTGTCAGATTGAACTTTGGCTGCCCGCGGACACTTTTGACAGAAGGCCTGGAGCGAATGAAGAAAGCGCTGGCAAACCGCGAAAAGTAG
- a CDS encoding UbiA family prenyltransferase, with the protein MKNTFKGLLRLTHFNEYAWFVVITTILGITSAKGQLTWQFAAVLAANLLTVGFAFMVNDIENAPDDALSPAGVSQNPIASGWLTPKAARLGAFAAALLAGLLFALLGWIPLIIGLLSLLLGYFYSAKAFQLKRIVFVNLIAQCLMLAGLQFLTGYFSFQTVLTRQWYWPFIFVLTISIYAELRYGTFKIKTNSDRAANSPESRTSHALMLAVLLIGLFSGFVSFITLNLIPFWAIMILLVLTALFLIPLIIKSRNRETRSTIQNSLLKPVERAAAIALLLQYILPWLNQLVDLGIFK; encoded by the coding sequence TTGAAAAACACCTTCAAGGGTCTGCTGCGACTGACCCATTTCAATGAATACGCCTGGTTTGTGGTCATCACCACCATTTTAGGCATCACCTCCGCCAAGGGCCAACTCACCTGGCAATTTGCGGCCGTCCTGGCTGCAAATCTCCTGACTGTAGGTTTCGCCTTTATGGTCAATGATATTGAGAACGCCCCGGATGATGCCCTCTCACCTGCTGGTGTGAGCCAAAATCCAATCGCCTCAGGCTGGCTAACCCCCAAAGCTGCGCGTTTGGGCGCTTTCGCAGCTGCCCTCCTTGCAGGCCTGCTCTTTGCCCTTCTGGGATGGATTCCTTTGATAATTGGGCTGCTGAGCCTGCTCCTGGGTTACTTCTACTCTGCCAAAGCCTTCCAGTTGAAACGCATCGTTTTTGTCAATCTCATCGCACAATGCCTGATGCTGGCCGGCCTGCAATTCCTCACCGGGTATTTCAGTTTTCAGACGGTCCTCACCCGGCAATGGTACTGGCCGTTCATTTTCGTCCTGACCATCTCCATCTATGCTGAACTGCGATATGGCACATTTAAAATAAAGACAAACTCAGATCGGGCAGCGAATTCACCTGAAAGCAGAACCAGCCATGCCCTGATGCTGGCGGTATTGTTAATCGGGCTTTTTTCAGGCTTCGTCTCCTTTATCACCCTCAACTTGATTCCGTTCTGGGCCATCATGATCCTGCTCGTACTCACGGCGCTATTCCTCATCCCACTGATCATCAAATCTCGGAATCGGGAGACCCGCTCAACCATTCAAAATTCACTCCTGAAGCCGGTGGAACGAGCCGCAGCTATTGCGTTATTATTACAATACATCCTGCCCTGGTTGAACCAACTTGTGGACCTGGGTATATTCAAATAG
- a CDS encoding class I SAM-dependent methyltransferase → MKNNPTLPQLNLAAPTRWQDYELLDSGEGLALERVGTYTLIRSEPQAIWSKALPQSEWKKADAEMITTGGEAGGYWNFRHEIKQPWWIDYHGLQAEIRLAKSRHIGVFPEQASQWDWIEDQIRTAGRPLKVINLFGYTGMATAAAARAGAEVTHVDASKHAVSWASRNIEHSGLAKAPVRWLVEDARKYLHREAKRQSYYDGIILDPPKFGRGPDGRVWSYFEDIADLLDLCRKVLTRQPRFICLTSYAIQASALVPHQALEEMISSFNGHVTSGELVTVEKSKGRILSHSLYSRWTSD, encoded by the coding sequence ATGAAGAACAACCCAACCCTCCCCCAGCTAAATTTAGCGGCGCCTACCCGCTGGCAAGATTACGAACTGCTCGATTCCGGAGAAGGGCTCGCCCTGGAACGTGTGGGTACTTACACTTTAATCCGCTCTGAACCGCAAGCCATTTGGTCAAAAGCGCTGCCACAATCCGAATGGAAAAAAGCGGATGCTGAAATGATCACAACCGGGGGTGAAGCAGGCGGTTATTGGAATTTCCGTCACGAAATCAAACAGCCCTGGTGGATCGATTATCATGGGTTACAGGCTGAAATCCGGCTTGCCAAATCGCGCCATATCGGCGTATTTCCGGAACAAGCCAGCCAATGGGACTGGATCGAAGATCAGATCCGAACCGCTGGCCGACCACTCAAAGTGATCAACCTCTTTGGTTATACCGGCATGGCTACCGCAGCCGCCGCCAGAGCAGGCGCAGAGGTGACCCACGTGGATGCTTCCAAACATGCCGTCTCCTGGGCCAGCCGCAACATCGAGCACTCCGGGTTGGCAAAGGCGCCCGTCCGCTGGCTGGTGGAGGATGCTCGCAAATACCTGCACCGGGAAGCTAAACGGCAATCCTATTATGACGGCATCATCCTCGACCCACCCAAGTTTGGCCGCGGTCCAGATGGCAGGGTCTGGAGCTACTTTGAAGACATTGCCGATCTGCTCGATCTTTGCCGTAAAGTGCTCACCCGCCAGCCCCGCTTCATCTGCCTGACCTCCTATGCCATTCAGGCTTCCGCCCTGGTCCCCCATCAGGCGCTGGAAGAGATGATCAGCTCATTTAACGGTCACGTGACCAGCGGCGAGTTGGTCACCGTTGAAAAAAGCAAAGGGAGAATCCTTTCCCATTCCCTCTATTCCCGTTGGACATCCGATTAA
- a CDS encoding pyrroline-5-carboxylate reductase codes for MKSDKKFALIGPGVMAEAIIEGLIRESVIPAGKIIAAGPRQERLDELMQRYSIQTNLDNAKATKEADVVIICVKPQKLTEVLTDLKSQIPLKTLVISIVAGATCQQLKAGLDHDCVVRSMPNTPAQVGEGMTVWTQTEATSENQHALAQQILAALGHEIFVEEESYIDMATAVSGTGPAYVFLFLEAMIDAGVHLGLPRRIAEEMVVQTIQGSMSYYTQNQSHPARLRNRVTSPGGTSATALYYLEKMGFRTAISRAIWAAFTRSQELGKGQKHQDPEKI; via the coding sequence ATGAAAAGTGACAAGAAATTTGCCCTGATCGGCCCCGGTGTGATGGCGGAAGCAATTATTGAAGGGCTGATCCGTGAGAGCGTAATCCCTGCTGGCAAGATCATCGCTGCAGGCCCACGCCAGGAACGCCTGGATGAACTGATGCAACGCTATAGCATCCAAACCAACCTCGACAACGCCAAAGCGACCAAAGAAGCCGATGTTGTGATTATCTGCGTCAAACCCCAGAAGCTAACCGAAGTGTTGACTGACCTTAAAAGTCAAATCCCCCTAAAGACTTTGGTGATCTCCATTGTGGCCGGCGCAACCTGTCAGCAACTAAAAGCCGGACTCGATCATGATTGCGTGGTCCGCTCCATGCCCAACACTCCTGCTCAGGTCGGCGAGGGAATGACCGTTTGGACCCAAACCGAAGCTACTTCCGAAAACCAGCATGCGCTTGCCCAACAAATCCTCGCAGCCCTCGGGCATGAGATCTTTGTGGAAGAGGAGAGTTATATCGACATGGCGACTGCCGTCTCCGGAACCGGACCAGCCTATGTCTTCCTCTTTCTGGAAGCAATGATTGACGCCGGTGTTCACCTGGGACTCCCCCGCCGAATTGCGGAAGAAATGGTTGTGCAAACCATTCAGGGATCTATGTCCTATTACACCCAGAACCAATCTCACCCCGCCCGCCTGCGCAACCGGGTGACCTCACCCGGCGGCACTTCCGCCACAGCGCTCTACTATCTGGAGAAGATGGGTTTCCGCACAGCCATCTCCCGAGCCATTTGGGCTGCCTTTACCCGGTCGCAGGAACTCGGTAAAGGGCAAAAACACCAGGACCCTGAAAAAATCTAA